Within Primulina tabacum isolate GXHZ01 chromosome 5, ASM2559414v2, whole genome shotgun sequence, the genomic segment gctaaatacatatttttttatatcgaaTCATGATTTCAACAATTTTTTAGTAAACTTAATCATCTCATCATTACTCTCAATGATAAGTAATGTTATCTAtgcaaaaacttaaaataatcaGTCTTTTTCATGGTCTTTGATGTACACACATTTTTTGCATTCGTTGATTTTAAAGCCATTTTCTGTCATGGACATTCATGGTTGTATCAAATTTTTTTGTGAcattttctttggtgcttgttttaagccATCTAGAAATTTAGCCAATTTACAAACTTTTTTCTTATCCAGTGCAGAAAACTCTCAGGTTGTTTCATGTATATTTCCTCCTCTAAATCGATATTTAGAAAAATAGTTTTTACATTAATTTTATATACTTCTAGATTCCACATGGCTGACAATCACAAGTATAATTCTTATGGAGATTATATTCGTTATTCGATAATAAGTGTTAAATAATCAAGTCCATCTCATTGATGATAACCTTTTATTACTAGTAGAGATTTATATTGATCAATTATTTAAcataatttcatttttcttttatttgcaCAATAGTGATTTGCTTCCATCAGTAATATCCACTAATTCATAGGTATCACTTTAAAAAATggaattaatttcaaaattaatgacATCTTTTCATTGAGGTCCCTCTGATGAATTTATGGCCTCTTTAAACTTTGAGGTTCACTTTCTAACATGAAAGTAATAAAATCTCGACCAAATGTATACCCTAGCTAGCTTTCTTGCCACGACTAGTTTAAATCTTATATAGAAGAATTTGATTCTTCTTTAGATTAACATTGAAGCATATGTTCAAAACATGATGCATCTCTTGATTCCATTGTTTTATTATTATGAATATCACGTATTTCAGATTCATAAACAAGAAAACAATAGGCGCTAATATTTTGTGATCTCCAATAAATATGCAATCAACCGTTTTTTGTCCAATTTTTACCTTTTTCGGTGCAGGTACTATCACTTTGTTCCCGTTCAAGTTCTACACAGAAGAGTTGTCTCCGCTTAAAAACTGAAATAGTTGGAGCCAAATTGTTAATTCATTTAaggtaaatttttaataaacacCCCATGTATGTTTTATGTAATCAATTCATTATCCAATACATATTTTGTATgaaaaaatattcattaaaattataaattccgCTGCATTCTTAGATGCAAGAAAGCGATACACCAACATTATCCTTAGCATATATCCAAAGCTCATCTCGTCATCATTTTCATCGACCTGGCGCTAAATACAATATAACGTAtccaaaaaacaataataaaagtAGGTGCATAGGGCTTAGAGCCATCAAAATCAAACATACCTCAATACACGGAAATATATAGGAAATCCTTGAGATATTCCAAACACTGTATTTATAAATACATTAGCCATAGATTATTTTCTAGTTCAATATCGACAACAAATTCGACCCATACAAATACTCTAAAATCACCCAAaaaaatggaaatacgacattCCCAATTCACAATACCAATTTATCTTAGGCATAAATCGACTAATAATTCCAATAAATCTATTGGAACTACAAACAAACTtcgaaataatttatttcttgcaaaaacttgtgtgagacggtcttatgagtcgtattttgtgagacggatatcttatttgggtcatccatgaaaaatattactttttatgctaagagtattactttttattgtgaaatcggtagggttgacccgtctcacatataaaaattcgtgagactgtctcacaagagacatactatTTATTTCTAAGCTATAACGAACTCCAAAATTTACAACAATGACATTTTTTGAAAGCCTATATGATGAGAACACTGTTATAGCAAATGTAAATACCACTCTTCAAAATTATATGGAAGAAAAGTCGacattttaaggaaaaaaactTAGGTCAAAGTATAGCTTTCTTCGTTAGGATCACAAATATATACTTGGATCTGAAATTCGACGAGCGAGCGAGAAATGATCTGACCTGAACTCCCTTTTCCCTCGTTTTCTTCTCTTTCTTCACGTGGAAAAGAAAAATACATTGCTTTCCCTTTTATATTCTAATTCGGCATGATATAATGCGCAAAGAGGTTAACTGGCCGGGATTTCTGAGCATCCCCATGCTCGATCTTCTCTTTTAAAAATCCGAATTTGTCTTATGTGCGCCCCAAcgctctaattttttttaaaaccggtcaattaacataattaatttcttGCATTACAGTCTCTTTGTAATTTTAGActgttgtctttttttttttgtccaatttttgtcatttttcgACGTATCATTGATGTGACATTTATTTGAATCTAGTGTATCCAATgtcacataaatattttcatttgaaaattactaaaatttcaaaataaaaggcCAAATTTGCTAAAtaaattgaaatatcagtttAGAAAAAATAATGAACGAAGATCACAAAGTATCATTTGTAGAGGATGTGGACAAAAAATCCCGATTTAATTGACAATAATTTAGTCTCATcaatgaattaataaattaactcTTCGCTCATTTAGCCCCATCTTCAACCGAATTGATATGACACTCGATATATCAACAAAATTATATAACCTCATGTCCAAAATATTCGATGTCATATCAGAACCCCAACAAAAAATTGATATGAACTCGTgcaataagaataaaaatcattGCACAAATTTCGTATTTATTTAAACTATTAAAAGATCGAAATCCTATCAGAACAACTAATTATATCAgggtttttttaaattttgcgaAAAACTAttggacaaaaacttgtgtgagacggtctcacatgtcgtattttgtgagaaggATCtcctatttgggtcatccatgaaaaaatattactttttatgtatgctaaacatattattttttattctgaatatcggtaaggttgacccctctcacaaataaatatttgtGTCACAGGAGACCTACTCAAACTATTGATACTCATAAACTATATTTTACTAAATcgtgatatattttattaacattTGAACATTTCAAATCAAATTTCAAACCCCACTACCTCGTTTATCTTCTTCCTCAATTTTAGTCAAAGAAAAGGTCCATCCGTTGCCAACATCCACCGTATCTTTCTCCCCATATCTCTAAGCTTTCACACACTTTATAACAACACAAAACAAACCATTCACAATATTTTCCAAACCATATTGCTCAAACTCAAAGCATACGTTTTCACAAAAGTTTAACTAACCAAGAGCTCCCTTCCCAAAAAAAGTCCAAATTTACCAAGAACAATGGCTTCAAGTTTTCTTATCCCTTTAACCATATTATCATTACTATCGGTGATTTCAGTGCAATGCGTGGAGTTGGACGTCGGCCGAGACGACGGATGGGCAATTCCTTCGACAAAGAATCAACAATTGTACAACGATTGGGCTTCAAGTAACAGGTTCAAGGTTAATGACACCTTGAGTAAGTACTGTTAGTTTTGCATGCTTTGTTTTACACACAGAAATATTTTAATCGTAACATATAAAGTAGAGTACAATAACATCTCtcgtttatttaaaaatattttcatctcTTGGAACAAGCGATCAAAtcgaaattttttaatattaagtGCAGAGCTGATGACTATACTGATTGAAACTACTTAAAAAGTTTTATATCACAATAAGTGTCATCCTAAGAAATTTCGTCAGAGTcagggaaaaaaaattcaaattttttataatttaaattgaaatttttcttagaattgTTGATAGAATAACAAATCAAATTAAAAAGTAGAGCGTAAGTGTTATGGAAGTGGTCATACGCATTTTTGTTCCAATTTATTAATGTTTTAGCGTGTTTGAGAAAACTACATAGCAGAAAACTAGCATTATTTTTATTGGTTTCTTTTGGGAAATGACTAAAATGATAGCAttaaaaaatagaaatatttgagaaaataactttggttaaaattcatttttaaaaaataacgtTCTCCAAGTATATTTGAatgttttcaaatatatttgagaagttcatttaaaaaaaaaattgactagTATTTTGCTAACTATCCCATTAAATACCTCTTTATCAATCGATAAACTCGACAAGATCATGCGAGAAATCCATAATCTTCAACTGGTCGGCCTTTGGAAATCATCAACTGTAGGGTTCCGGTACCAGAAGGATTCAGTGTTGGAGGTGACACAGGAAGAGTACGAAAAATGCCGATCGTCCCACCCCATATTCTTCTCCAACAACGGCAACACACTCTTCACCCTCGACCGCCCGGGCCTCTTCTACTTCATCAGCGGCGTCTCCGGCCACTGCGAAAGGGGACTCAAGATGATCATAAAAGTACTCGAGCTTGAACCCATCACTCCACCAGCAAATCAATCCTTATCCTCGCCTAGCAGTGCCAGCAGCAATGCCCTTGGTTTTGCTGCTTCTGGGTTCATGCTGGTGCTGGTTTTCATGGTTCTCTAGTCGTATACGGGTACCATCCTTGTGTGATCTTGGGGGTATTTCAAAGGGCATTGTTGTTTCAGAATGTTGATCTTGGCGTTCTGTTCTTAGGGCTTCTATGAGAACTgatatttctttaaaattttcagatTGTTGAATGCATTCTTTTTCACGTGATATAAAAAGAAATGATGATTATTAGAATATGGGAAGTTAGCCGCTGCTTTATATTTGTTACTACGTGTTGGAATTTGTTCAAAACTACAAATGAAGAAAAGGATAGTAAAAGGtgcatattaatatcaagaTGATGCGTTTGTTCCTATTTTGGCTATCCTATTTTTAATTCAAACGTTGCGACAAATTTCAAGGGTTGCGATGTTTactgttaaaaattaaatctttGATCACAGTTGAAGTCCTGGACTAAAACCAAACATCATGTATATGTGTTGGTCCCACGTACCACAACATGAGATagtaatattaaaataaaatataaaactgGATActgagatttacgtggaaaacccctaaaaattattatggtaAAAACTAAGGGCAAGAtaaaaagaattccactataatattttatggtgtacaaccacTCACTGTGTTGAAAAAAGCTCGAATTGAATACTTGAATTATGAAGGAATGCATCTATCTATCCAAATGCatatttcaaagttgttgcatAACAAAAACCTGGTCTTTGATTATGCTCACACCACACACATCATTTAAATGCCAACATCCAACTAACAAATTAAATTTGTCGATATTTATCATatttggagatttgattgaatCAAACATATCTCCACACATTTTTTCAATCTTGACATTCCTTGTTGTTTTTGTTTCCGCTATGctacttgaggatctacaccactcaaacttgtCAATGTTTACTCGCTTGGTCAGAACATCAGTCGTGTTATCttttgtatggatcttctgcatatccacacttccttctgtcagaatttttctcaaaaatcatgtttctacgtgtatataaacatgataaagaATATGTGGAAACGAATCGAGTGTTATCTTCAGCCATCGAGAATTTGTAAGTTTTTTGATTTCCTTCTGGTTGAAGCCTTCTAGGCACTCAACACTCTCTGTAGATGGTGTATTTTATTCTTACGAGGTGTGTGATTAGGGACCTTAAtcgctgctatttataggcatctCATACCATCAATGAGTTATTGGTGGAGCTTGATTGTCAAAAGAAGAGGCGCATGTGCGtctcaattttctaaagttgaggCAACGTACACATCTTTTGTCAAAAGTTGTAGGCAATGATCGTCGTCATTTTCTATACGTTTATTTTATTCTGATATGAGCCatttttcttacattctcccacttggctcatatatctcatttaccTTAGGAGAAAATAAAACACATGAATCATGGGGATATGTCATCTAAAAGCGAGTATTATCTTCCATGCATTACAATGTATTATATCTCTTAAATCtgtataacttaatgaataagccttatgtttattcgaggtccaaATTTATTGATATACCTCAAATCAATGAAAGTGTGCACAACAAATATGGGAAAAAATCACATCGTAGTTTTATTAAATTTgttcttacaacaaaattacatgaaggaaccaagtctcattctttctgtatgattcttaaatttcaatggtggcatgcctttagtcaaaggatctgcaatcatcaattcagtgctaatgtgctcgataattaatttcttatctttaacacgttctcgtatggctaaatacttaatgtcgatgtgcttaCTTCGACTActacttttgttatttttagctataaaaacagcagctgaattgtcacaatatattcttaataGCATAGACATAGAATCCATAATTCTAAGCCACGAAATTAAACTCTTCAACCATATACCATGAGAGGTTGTCTCAAAACAAGCTACGAACTCTGCTTCCATAGTGAAAGTATCACTCAATGTCTGCTTTGTACTTCTCCAAGATACAGTTCCACCAGCTAGCATGAAAATATATCCTGAAATGGATTTTCATGAATCAATGCAGTCAGCGTACtctgaatcagagtagccaattacttccaaattctcagttcgtctGAACACAAGCATATAATAtttggtcccttgaaggtacctcattactttctttgcagctttccagtggtctaaacctggattactctgatatcttccaaacatcccaacaacaaatgcaatgtcaggtctagtgcaaacctgagcatacatcaagcTTCCAACAGCAGAAGTataaggaatgtttttcatttgttcccgctctgaatcattctttgggcattgacTTAAATTGAACTTATCTCCTTTCACAATGggagctatacttggtgaacaatctttcatccgatatctctctaaaactttgttgatatatgtttctTGACACAGACCTAGAATACCTCTAATTTGgtctctatgtatcttaatgccaatgacataagatgcatcacccatatccttcatatcaaattttttatagagaaattgtttcacctcatataacaAACCATTGtcattggttgcaagtaatatatcatccacatatagaataaggaaCAAATcttactcccactgaccttctggtatatacattgatccatgATGTTCTCTACGAATccgaatgaagagataacatcatgaaatttcaaatatcattgaCGGAAAGCTTGTTCCAATCCATTtatagatttcttaagcttacaTGCCAACTGCTCACCATTACTAGAGAAtaatccttcaggttgtttcatataaacattttcctctaattctccattgagaaaagctgtttttgtagagcccaaaatccaTACAcgtaaactcatgcatttattaaattgttaaagtatttatttaattttaaaatgatttttaacaatgcatgatttatgttttgcATTAccttaaattattacatgtttatttgatgcacgttaaaacgttttcttgagttttatgtttcagatgaatatcgatgcgggatcgggaaaagagaccggtgacgatttaggcgatttatgaATAAAgaggtattttatttcagtcaaattggtattttaaatgatttataaaattttaagtattttaaagcctaatttaatttattaggtgcttttaagcttttcaaaaatattaaatttgaataattggggattttaaatcttaaaatttGACACACGTGTGTTTTATTAAAATTAGGGGTTCTGGTATAATTGGTGGTGGATTAATAATATTggattagtattttaattaacatgttaattggTTATTATCTATTTTATTAGTCTAATTAACCCCCTAGTTAACTCCctaatcacacacacactctcATCGGCGCACACACACACCTTGTGTTTTATTCTTTTGATAGGAAGACTAGAGTTCTTGAGTTCCTCCAGCAGCCAAACCCATTCCTCTACAAATTTTTCATCAGCCTCACGTTTGATTAGTAGCAAAACCATGCCACAAGTTGTCCAGGATTGGTTCTCGCATCTCATCGCTTCGATATTCATCGTATCGTGAGTATAAATCATCAaagcatgtataatctttcatttttacGCATCTATCTTGTCATAGTATatattttgatgcatattgtatgtaaaaatatgtatatgttaTACGAAGTTTAAGCGATGATGCTTGGAACGAATTTGGAACAacttttagatctcaaaaatcgaatctgctgtcatttcCAATCCTGTGAATTTTCTATCGGTTTTCTAGAataactttcaacatataaaacatagtaatttttgatatcttcgatttgacagtaaattcgtaattttcgaaCAAgagacgagtgagttatgataatTCTCGTGtgattgctcaaactgtgaTACTATCAAAATGTGTTATTCATGTTTTCTTGAGGTTTCTTGGTtgtaggcttcgttgggaaccgccAGGTGGTCACTGCTGCGTTTAGTTATTCGTGTGTTGTGATCAGACGCTATTTGGTGTTTCATTTCGGGTTGGAAAGGGTTTGGTTACAATAGAAGTCGTAAGGAAGCGAATTTTGTCGAATTTCGGGTTTATGGGATTGTGACGCATTGTGGTTGCGTGTCATTGCTTGGGAAGGATTTGAGAGAGTTTTGGTTGTGCCTCGGGTGTGCACGTGTTGTGGCTTGCATGGAGCTAGGGAGGAGTGGTTCGAGGCTGGTCTAGGTTGAGTAAGGACAGGCTAGAAAATGACTTCTTGGGTTTGGGTCGCGCAGGGTTAGCGTCACAGCGCTGTATTTGGAGCGCTGCAGCGCCTATGCTTCACACCCGGTAGCCCCGTGGCGCTGGGatgcagcgcctaggcgcttaaCCAGTGTTGCAGCGCTACACTTCAGGCGCCTTGGCGCTGGTCTAGGATTTTTAGGAGAGAGACCGGGGACgatcaagacaagaatatgtattttttatttaattaatggcaagcttcctaatatgattaaaaatgatttacttttcctaaaaatgttggagttcgaattattttacgagtcgagctctaTTTATTCATGGGAAGCCGATTTTggacaaggagttttaaaagatcaaaactattattttatggaaactaattttatacacttttactatttaattaattaagtgttattgagtccaatttaattatttaagtatGTTCAATTTCTCTTAAGCTtacaagcccaaaaccaaagtccattagcatgttaaattatttaagtgTCCTAGGTCTTTTATCACCACAAAATCACCTCCATCAGCAGCCGTGAAATACACCTCACACACACcaccatattttcgaaaatatcaagAGGAGAaaggctagggttcttcgtcgtccggtcgtccaacgttgcaccctcgccaacgatcgtatattcgagcgttctaaacgcaaatgcacgttcttaaactcttttaaacatcatacaaatcatattatgcatgatttaattgtttatgcacgAAAAATATAGATGTTTGATATCTTTTAcggtaaaacgtttattttcaaaaaataagatga encodes:
- the LOC142544215 gene encoding early nodulin-like protein 5; this encodes MREIHNLQLVGLWKSSTVGFRYQKDSVLEVTQEEYEKCRSSHPIFFSNNGNTLFTLDRPGLFYFISGVSGHCERGLKMIIKVLELEPITPPANQSLSSPSSASSNALGFAASGFMLVLVFMVL